The following proteins are co-located in the Bombus pascuorum chromosome 3, iyBomPasc1.1, whole genome shotgun sequence genome:
- the LOC132905031 gene encoding LOW QUALITY PROTEIN: abaecin-like (The sequence of the model RefSeq protein was modified relative to this genomic sequence to represent the inferred CDS: inserted 1 base in 1 codon; substituted 1 base at 1 genomic stop codon): protein MQEYXSNIKSIFSCCXGTSCGEKNIYKMKAVMFIFVMLATICAVLAFVPYNPPRPGQSKPFPSFPGHGPFNPKIQWPYPLPNPGH from the exons ATGCAAGAATATTGATCTAACATCAAAAGTATCTTCAGCTGTT AAGGGACAAGTTGTGGAGAG aaaaatatatacaagatGAAGGCAGTAATGTTTATTTTCGTAATGCTTGCCACAATATGTGCAGTCCTTGCATTTGTACCATATAATCCGCCACGACCAGGACAATCTAAACCGTTTCCAAGCTTCCCAGGTCATGGGCCATTCAATCCAAAAATTCAATGGCCATACCCATTACCAAAC cCTGGTCATTAA